The following are encoded in a window of Coregonus clupeaformis isolate EN_2021a chromosome 34, ASM2061545v1, whole genome shotgun sequence genomic DNA:
- the LOC121549899 gene encoding homogentisate 1,2-dioxygenase, producing MAGLKYLSGFGNEFSSEDPRCPGALPEGQNNPQVCPYGLYAEQLSGSAFTCPRPTNKRSWFYRILPSVRHKPYTAMHCGSLTEKWDEVEPDPNQLRWLPFTIPKSSEKKVDFVTGLHTLCGAGDAKSRNGIGIHMFTCNISMIDSCFNNSDGDFLIVPQQGEILVTTEFGKMMVEPNEICVIQQGMRFSVDVFGETRGYVLEVYGAHFELPDLGPIGGNGLANPRDFVTPVAWYEDREVATGYTVINKYQGKLFSSQQDFSPFNVVAWHGNYTPYKYNLENFMVINCVAFDHADPSIFTVLTAKSTRPGVAIADFVIFPPRWGVADHTFRPPYYHRNCMSEFMGLIKGHYEAKEEGFQPGGGSLHSMMTPHGPDRDCFEKNSTAPLKPERVAEGTMAFMFESSFSMAVTKWGLETCQRLDKSYWQCWEPLRKHFDPNWRPRKQ from the exons AACAACCCTCAGGTGTGTCCCTACGGTCTCTACGCTGAACAACTCTCCGGCTCCGCTTTCACCTGCCCACGGCCAACCAATAAGAGGAG CTGGTTCTACCGTATCCTGCCATCTGTCCGTCACAAGCCCTACACCGCAATGCACTGTGGGAGCCTAACAGAGAAGTGGGATGAAGTGGAACCTGACCCTAAccag CTACGATGGCTGCCATTCACCATCCCCAAATCCTCAGAAAAGAAAGTGGACTTTGTGACA GGTCTGCACACCCTATGTGGAGCAGGAGACGCCAAGTCCCGCAACGGGATCGGCATCCACATGTTCACCTGCAACATCTCCATGattgacag TTGTTTCAACAACTCCGATGGAGACTTTCTCATTG TGCCCCAGCAGGGGGAGATTCTGGTCACTACAGAGTTTGGGAAGATGATGGTGGAACCCAACGAGATCTGTGTCATCCAG CAAGGAATGCGTTTCAGTGTGGATGTGTTCGGGGAGACCAGAGGCTACGTGTTGGAGGTGTACGGAGCGCACTTTGAGCTCCCCGACCTGGGACCCATAG GGGGCAACGGACTGGCCAATCCCAGGGACTTCGTAACTCCGGTGGCGTGGTATGAGGACCGCGAGGTAGCCACAGGCTACACTGTTATCAACAAGTACCAGGGCAAGCTCTTCTCCAgccaacag gatTTCTCTCCCTTCAATGTGGTGGCGTGGCACGGGAACTACACACCGTACAAATACAACCTGGAGAACTTCATGGTCATCAACTGTGTGGCCTTCGATCATGCG GATCCTTCCATCTTCACAGTGTTGACGGCCAAGTCCACTCGTCCAGGAGTCGCCATCGCTGACTTTGTCATCTTCCCCCCGCGCTGGGGAGTGGCCGACCACACATTCAGACCCCCCTACTACCACA GGAACTGTATGAGTGAGTTCATGGGGCTGATCAAGGGCCACTATGAGGCCAAGGAGGAGGGCTTCCAGCCAGGAGGGGGTAGTCTCCACAGCATGATGACCCCTCACGGTCCTGACAGAGACTGCTTCGAGAAGAACAGCACCGCTCCCCTCAAACCAGAGAGGGTGGCCGAGGGGACCATG GCCTTCATGTTTGAGTCGTCGTTCAGCATGGCGGTAACTAAGTGGGGTCTAGAGACGTGTCAGAGACTGGACAAGAGCTACTGGCAGTGCTGGGAGCCGCTCCGCAAACACTTTGACCCCAACTGGAGGCCCAGGAAACAGTAG
- the LOC121549900 gene encoding NADH dehydrogenase [ubiquinone] 1 beta subcomplex subunit 4, producing the protein MADYREAPLATRPKTLDPAEYFNLSLDQRRAEEERAGLRAQLKRQYQMQLNNPHRKELIEDPALTRWVYARTNPYNHFRATKKTSLLGGLFGVVPLFVLYYVLKTDRDKKEEQIKAGTYDRKFKLAY; encoded by the exons ATGGCGGACTACCGAGAAGCGCCCTTGGCCACTCGGCCAAAAACGTTGGACCCAGCTGAATATTTCAACCTTTCGCTGGACCAGAGACGTGCCGAGGAGGAGAGGGCTGGTTTAAGGGCTCAGCTGAAGAGACAATATCAGATGCAGCTGAACAACCCCCACAGAAAAGAGCTTATT GAAGACCCTGCCTTGACACGCTGGGTGTACGCACGTACCAACCCCTACAACCACTTCAGAGCCACCAAGAAGACGTCGCTGCTAGGTGGGCTCTTCGGAGTAGTGCCACTCTTCGTCCTGTACTACGTACTGAAGACTGACAGG gACAAGAAGGAGGAGCAGATCAAAGCTGGGACCTACGACCGCAAGTTCAAACTCGCCTACTGA
- the LOC121549518 gene encoding proteasome maturation protein, with protein sequence MNTRGLRSQLKDSVPVTGMGPQVGAYGVQDTLRSGFSSVKNELLPSHALELSEKNFQLNQDKMNFSTLRNIQGLHAPLKLQMEYRAARQIQRLPFLQSSHLALDTLKGNDESISFEDILNDPAQSEMMGEPHVMVEYKLGMM encoded by the exons ATG AATACCCGTGGACTCAGATCACAGCTGAAGGACAGTGTACCGGTGACGGGCATGGGTCCCCAGGTTGGGGCTTATGGCGTTCAGGACACACTCAGGAGCGG ATTCAGCAGTGTGAAAAATGAGCTTCTCCCCAGCCATGCGTTGGAGCTGTCAGAAAAGAAT TTTCAGCTGAACCAGGACAAGATGAACTTCTCTACCCTCAGAAACATCCAGGGCCTCCACGCTCCCCTTAAACTACAGATGGAGTACAGGGCAGCCAGACAG ATCCAGCGCCTGCCGTTCCTGCAGAGCTCACACCTGGCTCTGGACACTCTCAAAGGGAACGATGAGAGCATCAGCTTTGAGGACATCCTCAACG ATCCAGCCCAGAGTGAGATGATGGGCGAGCCCCACGTCATGGTGGAGTATAAGTTGGGCATGATGTAA
- the zmp:0000000991 gene encoding flocculation protein FLO11, producing MSTHDTAKVELRFLRGEKDRKEEETEGPKVPGQRDSKRTKKTTERPQDVRWSQEKNHHGNEVETDQCTQTPLSANSGGIEQTELTLRTREESHCQPAVLTRNPNQTCFTSSLSFRLSSPHSKKHDLEKLHSSQGAVRNTPIAHAQVKGEVSASDYFIPANRPSEEEEVTSLPFKEEEDSETAMLSSTLVSVLAPQWSGRLRRNKRGVAGTDIGVVGTATSESGQETQGSGQEVREGIMLLKPQVPLETDSVGQRQQQQFLETQNQRVGERGLTLGSQAHEKASTLGSSRSTMGGWYEGSTPSLKLDNPTKSPVSKPVSLDVSWGRLVNRGEKGGAVSPVTPSSPLSPDLHVHKGMLQAGRQGDQTSLLNSKPTTSSLLFSLRRLNTIASSTHSETNISSPTNNRPLPLPTSNHREANTHRTHLFSTLPNYKDTEGTPFTKLLQTSRAYPNPTFPSKQALLFSGLERLSPSERPDGTTVPINDTHLPSSPPSQYDHLDFQRSQSLPRGTTLRSTSWRNHITLEDSVSNPSSPLSPTTTTTINNNNNTSSLSSTSSNNITGPSSTNDNTGVNLQSSINNNNNLVTPNNTNLNINTVTGKHSTPSTLIRTYAQDIPDQDSYRILKTQDSLNSNDRQSQKPYCLSNISFSSNISSPASSSTLSSPIKSSKPDRYSRPSSYDTIYTPLTVFSPNSPKTPTRTETSDTLSSLSSHRILYKSHSPNPSSRQLSAQTSNAPTSLSSHRPLYSSCSFNTTSSMSQDPQNTPKSPPPVVRSQIPILSNTHTPTSQLQAPKTAYTPTTSPQALILKTAYVPSIPTPTRYTRPLSPASYTPISLSITTTQAPSTLPLSPPSSSPLVERTFKGSLDLSPNKHQPPVEGRVTAHRAWQESLEPQRSEESSRRLSQSHSPQSPLSPTRPLRSVGGPAIFSSLRSGSPTWATSPLSPPTPRTTKLQLWRGTSMHNLSIISDTLVKEGEHLSERVSDHTSQFTFNHTGTDSTALGPQRKTAAPLSLPNFESFYKPRISSPPYSTLKSSSPTLGEVTHTTSPQPLLSPPTSPQHYPFYSHHRARSQNSSKIVALEMDCVNNNSKQTSQENVETLVYRISKVDSSAILDSIRPAQPCFPRHTPDTRVVTEIKSNEHSRLPSQHSQVIGSPSCQSYQSSNDSGALDTEKVVCKRERFPKSAVAPLQTQSPKKGLFSLRSKRDNVVGTPAANLPRNPEIPQTEKPKKESEKSQKESSKMDLVLSRLRQTFRVKCLDEERRKRTPQPLSVRGASDSDVTESSGSSDRAEEERKEKWRENDEVLKPSNSFWAGSEHTSDMTKENEHSQFEGFKDNEEARNRDQPRVMDLPQFEAYKDESVTKPKNQPSSREISPTRRQFDAYKEESISRARKQPPQRAFSSVRCQPWDQSRSATLPAYRTSSGSPRNTFSVFHFSHKDSENDNVFHIPRFPQRKKTTSLCEPGDRGFGSGVGQHGSEGRLASFSSCADLKYGLEAVRSFSVTSVLSSRPSGPGRISTGPRVSSVSDLTYPALTFGEEVMTWDDFRVKGDWTIPMWDTHTTTGHKTTGDNQAVDEWSVISDRTSKNERKTIKANCINPHKARSKSLPRNVSWSSQVTAPSPTSTTGRMWNPDSLETSHFLWDTEGPPTPPPSPPWSPASRRISRPPPAPPPLPLPPPQTAGRHRTACPLGGAYLPGATSPTWQPSRSPTQALTWTLTQPQMMNTTWQVMAVRRRQNCEKKYCMGSINQFYFI from the coding sequence GATTATTTTATTCCAGCCAATCGCCCttcagaggaagaggaagtgacATCGCTTCCTTTTAAAGAGGAAGAGGATTCCGAGACAGCCATGTTGTCCTCCACGCTGGTGTCGGTTCTCGCCCCACAGTGGAGTGGCCGACTACGCAGGAACAAGCGGGGTGTGGCCGGTACAGACATTGGTGTGGTTGGCACGGCAACCAGTGAGTCTGGACAGGAAACCCAAGGTAGCGGACAGGAAGTGAGGGAGGGGATAATGCTTTTGAAGCCGCAAGTCCCTCTCGAGACAGACTCTGTAGGACAACGGCAACAACAACAGTTTCTGGAGACCCAGAACCAACGTGTTGGGGAGAGGGGGTTGACCCTTGGATCACAAGCCCATGAGAAGGCTTCAACACTGGGTAGCAGCAGAAGCACAATGGGGGGCTGGTATGAGGGAAGCACTCCCAGCCTCAAACTGGACAACCCAACAAAGTCCCCAGTTTCTAAGCCTGTCTCTCTGGATGTGAGTTGGGGGAGGCTGGTCAACAGAGGGGAAAAGGGGGGAGCTGTCTCCCCTGTTACTCccagctctcccctctctcccgacCTGCATGTACACAAGGGAATGTTACAGGCCGGTCGTCAAGGAGACCAGACATCATTGCTGAATTCCAAACCAACAACCAGTAGCCTTCTTTTCTCTCTGAGGAGGCTCAACACTATTGCTAGCTCTACCCACTCAGAGACCAATATCTCCTCTCCAACCAATAACAGGCCCCTCCCCTTACCAACTTCCAATCACAGAGAAGcaaatacacacaggacacacctATTTTCAACCTTGCCCAATTACAAAGACACAGAGGGCACACCCTTTACCAAACTACTCCAGACTTCCAGGGCATATCCAAACCCAACCTTCCCCAGCAAGCAGGCTCTTCTGTTTAGTGGTCTAGAGAGACTTTCCCCCTCAGAGAGACCAGATGGAACCACGGTTCCCATCAATGATACTCATCTTCCTTCCTCTCCACCGTCCCAATATGACCACCTGGATTTTCAAAGGAGCCAGTCTCTTCCCAGAGGAACCACCCTGAGATCTACTAGCTGGAGAAATCACATTACTCTGGAGGACAGTGTGTCTAATCCCAGTTCCCCCCTCAgtcccactaccaccaccactatcaacaacaacaacaacacatccaGCCTCTCAAGCACTTCCAGCAATAATATCACAGGCCCCTCTAGCACCAATGATAACACTGGTGTCAATCTCCAAAGCAGcatcaataacaacaataacttaGTCACCCCCAACAATACCAACCTAAACATCAATACTGTCACTGGCAAACACTCAACTCCGAGCACCCTTATAAGGACTTATGCTCAAGATATCCCAGACCAGGATTCCTATAGAATACTCAAAACTCAGGATTCCCTTAACTCGAATGACCGACAATCACAAAAGCCCTATTGTTTGTCCAATATCTCCTTCAGCTCTAACATCAGTAGCCCAGCTAGCTCGAGCACTTTGAGTAGCCCAATAAAGTCCAGCAAGCCTGATCGCTACAGTAGACCATCAAGTTATGACACCATCTACACCCCTCTGACCGTATTTAGCCCCAACTCCCCCAAGACTCCAACCCGCACTGAAACCAGCGACACTCTATCCTCCCTCAGTAGTCATAGAATCCTTTATAAGTCCCATTCCCCAAACCCCTCTTCCAGACAGCTCTCTGCACAAACCAGTAACGCCCCCACATCCCTCAGTAGCCACAGACCCCTCTATAGTTCCTGCTCATTCAATACCACCAGCTCTATGAGCCAAGACCCACAAAACACCCCAAAATCTCCACCCCCGGTCGTCAGAAGCCAGATTCCCATATTGAGTAACACCCACACCCCCACATCCCAACTGCAGGCACCTAAAACTGCTTACACCCCTACCACATCCCCCCAAGCACTCATACTTAAAACCGCCTACGTCCCCAGTATCCCGACCCCCACCCGCTACACCCGACCGTTGTCCCCAGCCAGCTACACCCCCATATCTCTGAGTATCACCACCACCCAGGCCCCCTCcacccttcccctctccccaccCAGCTCATCCCCTCTGGTGGAGAGGACATTCAAGGGCAGCCTGGACCTCTCCCCTAACAAACACCAGCCCCCAGTGGAAGGGAGGGTAACAGCACATAGAGCGTGGCAGGAGTCTCTGGAGCCACAACGCTCTGAGGAAAGCAGTAGGAGGCTGTCACAGTCTCATTCACCTCAGAGCCCTCTGTCCCCAACCAGACCCCTCCGTAGTGTAGGGGGTCCCGCCATCTTCTCCTCCCTGAGATCGGGCAGCCCAACCTGGGCTACATCACCTTTGTCTCCCCCAACTCCCAGGACCACCAAACTACAACTTTGGAGGGGAACCTCGATGCACAACTTATCCATAATATCTGATACGTTAGTGAAGGAGGGAGAGCATCTCTCAGAGCGTGTTAGCGACCACACTTCACAGTTCACATTCAACCACACAGGAACCGACTCGACCGCACTAGGACCACAGAGGAAgaccgctgctcctctctcccttcccaatTTTGAGAGCTTTTACAAACCAAGAATTAGCTCCCCACCCTACTCCACACTCAAGTCTTCAAGCCCAACACTGGGTGAGgtcacacacacaacctcacCCCAACCCCTTCTCTCACCCCCTACCTCACCCCAACACTACCCATTCTACAGCCATCACAGGGCTAGGTCACAGAACAGTTCAAAGATTGTTGCCTTAGAAATGGATTGTGTCAACAACAACTCCAAACAGACCAGTCAAGAAAATGTTGAGACACTTGTGTACAGGATTTCTAAAGTTGATTCCTCTGCCATATTGGACAGTATTAGGCCTGCACAGCCCTGTTTTCCTCGACACACCCCAGACACACGAGTCGTCACAGAGATAAAGTCCAATGAACACTCCCGTCTCCCCTCACAACACAGCCAGGTGATTGGAAGTCCCAGCTGTCAATCATACCAAAGCTCCAATGACAGTGGAGCATTAGACACTGAGAAGGTtgtgtgtaaaagagagagaTTCCCTAAGAGTGCAGTGGCTCCATTACAAACCCAGAGCCCAAAGAAAGGCTTATTCTCACTGAGGAGTAAGAGAGACAATGTTGTTGGTACACCTGCTGCCAATCTCCCTAGAAACCCAGAGATACCTCAGACTGAGAAACCAAAGAAAGAATCAGAGAAGTCGCAGAAGGAAAGTAGCAAAATGGACCTGGTGCTGAGTCGACTCCGGCAGACCTTCAGAGTCAAATGTCTTgatgaagagaggaggaagagaacaCCCCAGCCTCTTTCTGTCAGAGGAGCCAGTGACAGTGATGTCACTGAGAGTAGTGGTTCTAGCGAtcgagcagaggaggagagaaaggagaaatggagggagaatGATGAGGTTCTCAAACCTTCAAACTCTTTCTGGGCTGGCAGTGAGCACACATCAGATATGACTAAGGAAAATGAACACTCACAGTTTGAGGGTTTTAAAGACAATGAAGAGGCTAGAAACAGAGACCAGCCTCGTGTTATGGACCTTCCTCAATTTGAGGCTTACAAGGACGAAAGCGTCACTAAACCCAAAAACCAACCTTCTAGTAGAGAGATCAGCCCAACGAGGCGGCAGTTTGACGCTTACAAAGAGGAGAGTATCAGTAGAGCCAGAAAGCAACCTCCTCAGAGAGCCTTCAGCTCCGTTAGGTGTCAACCCTGGGACCAAAGCCGCTCTGCAACCCTCCCTGCCTACAGAACCTCCTCAGGCAGCCCCAGAAACACTTTCTCTGTCTTCCACTTCAGCCACAAGGACTCTGAGAACGACAACGTGTTCCACATTCCCAGGTTTCCTCAGAGGAAGAAGACCACCTCTCTCTGTGAGCCAGGGGACAGAGGGTTCGGTTCCGGGGTGGGTCAGCATGGCAGTGAGGGACGTCTGGCATCCTTCTCCTCCTGTGCTGATCTCAAATACGGTCTGGAGGCTGTGCGTTCCTTCTCTGTGACTTCTGTGCTCTCCAGCCGACCCTCGGGTCCTGGCCGCATCTCCACAGGCCCTAGGGTCAGCAGTGTCAGTGACCTCACTTACCCCGCTCTGACCTTTGGAGAAGAGGTCATGACTTGGGATGACTTTAGGGTCAAAGGTGATTGGACAATACCAatgtgggacacacacacaaccactggCCACAAAACCACAGGTGACAACCAAGCTGTAGATGAGTGGTCCGTCATTAGTGACAGGACATCCAAAAATGAGCGCAAAACAATCAAAGCAAATTGTATAAATCCACACAAGGCTAGATCCAAATCCTTACCCAGAAATGTATCCTGGAGTTCACAGGTCACCGCCCCATCTCCGACCTCCACCACTGGCCGCATGTGGAACCCCGACAGCCTGGAGACCTCTCACTTCCTGTGGGATACAGAGGGTCCTCCAACCCCCCCTCCGTCCCCTCCCTGGTCCCCAGCCTCCAGACGCATATCTCGCCCCCCCccagctcctcctcctctgcctctccctcccccacagACAGCAGGGCGTCACAGGACAGCCTGTCCCCTAGGGGGCGCCTACCTTCCAGGGGCTACGTCTCCAACCTGGCAGCCTTCGAGGAGTCCGACTCAGgctctgacatggactctgaCACAACCACAGATGATGAATACTACTTGGCAGGTGATGGCGGTGAGAAGGAGACAGAACTGTGAGAAGAAATACTGTAtgggatcaatcaatcaattttattttatatag